A DNA window from Paenibacillus andongensis contains the following coding sequences:
- a CDS encoding ABC transporter permease: protein MNRIMTVIQFTFMTRFRSKSFRVMSVILILLLSIMIHLPAIIDKLSSHEATKIGVFEGKQTELAGKLAAFYNNQPNPDIVIIPLRDAGSTAANEALGKQQIADKKIKGYLEFTDAVTAGFPKMVYKSEGTMEFSLKGKLQTALQLIKTDAALQGAGLAAEQKANIQAPVSLETVQISTNDKASSGKTESQMVMSYALVYVMLFMLYMGVIGFGNMVAMEITSEKSSRVMELLITSVSPLKQMFGKIIGICLLALSQIALMIVVGAINLSLSGSSKLISELHLNWSDLQISLIVYFLIFYLLGFFIYATVFAAVGSLVSRTEEVGQAIMPVTLLIVAAFMIAMFGLNNPNAGFVVTMSFVPFFSPLIMFLRIGMSSPPIWQIWLSIAIQLGSIGAMAWLAAKIYRTGVLMYGKRPSWRELRKAMRAYRV, encoded by the coding sequence ATGAATAGAATCATGACCGTTATTCAATTCACTTTCATGACCCGTTTTCGGTCCAAATCGTTTCGTGTGATGAGTGTGATTCTGATTTTGCTATTATCCATTATGATTCATTTGCCTGCAATCATTGATAAACTTTCCTCCCATGAAGCAACGAAAATTGGAGTCTTCGAGGGCAAACAAACGGAGCTTGCCGGTAAGCTAGCAGCATTTTATAATAATCAACCCAATCCGGATATTGTCATTATTCCACTTCGGGATGCGGGGAGTACGGCAGCGAATGAAGCCTTAGGTAAGCAGCAGATCGCTGATAAAAAGATCAAGGGCTATTTGGAATTTACAGATGCCGTTACAGCCGGTTTTCCGAAAATGGTGTATAAATCCGAAGGAACGATGGAATTTTCGTTAAAAGGCAAGCTTCAGACCGCTCTTCAGCTTATTAAAACAGACGCGGCCCTGCAGGGAGCAGGTCTAGCAGCCGAACAAAAGGCCAATATTCAAGCGCCTGTTTCCTTAGAGACGGTGCAAATTTCAACCAATGACAAGGCTTCGTCTGGTAAAACGGAATCACAAATGGTGATGTCCTATGCACTTGTGTATGTCATGCTATTCATGCTTTACATGGGGGTAATCGGTTTTGGCAACATGGTTGCGATGGAAATTACATCGGAGAAAAGCTCTCGTGTGATGGAGCTGCTTATCACTAGTGTATCGCCGCTCAAGCAGATGTTTGGCAAAATCATCGGAATCTGCCTGCTCGCTCTATCGCAAATAGCGCTGATGATTGTGGTGGGCGCAATCAATTTAAGCTTATCTGGCAGCAGCAAACTAATTTCGGAGCTGCACCTTAACTGGTCCGATCTACAAATATCATTGATCGTTTATTTCTTAATCTTCTATCTCCTAGGGTTCTTCATCTATGCAACGGTTTTTGCGGCTGTAGGTTCGCTTGTGAGCCGTACAGAAGAGGTGGGTCAGGCTATTATGCCAGTCACCCTGCTCATCGTGGCAGCCTTCATGATCGCCATGTTCGGACTGAATAACCCGAATGCCGGATTCGTTGTTACGATGTCGTTCGTACCGTTCTTTTCACCGCTTATCATGTTCCTGCGTATCGGAATGAGTAGTCCGCCTATCTGGCAGATATGGCTCTCCATAGCCATTCAATTGGGATCAATCGGTGCTATGGCTTGGCTTGCTGCTAAGATCTATCGTACAGGTGTTTTGATGTATGGCAAGCGTCCCTCCTGGCGTGAGCTGCGAAAGGCGATGCGGGCTTATCGGGTGTAG
- a CDS encoding cytochrome c oxidase assembly protein: MSQIGGFFDLWNPVILLVVVVVGYVYSRFVAKGNGNFADAEPVSDKQKLCFYTGLALFYIGQGSPINYIGHHYLFSAHMLQQTILYLIVPIFIWLGTPAWVLRFFMQNRVFRGTFSFFTRPLIALFLFNMLFSIYHMPFIMDGLMKNDVLLVSYHTVLLFTAFMMWFPVFCPLPELNRLNDLKKLAYIFGNGMLLTPACALIIFADSIIYEMYSNVTVPFAHLSPLDDQQLGGVLMKIIQEVVYGATLAYIFFRWYRRERKEDDDIELIETQENLNNQGGNWNRA; this comes from the coding sequence ATGAGCCAAATTGGTGGATTTTTCGATTTGTGGAATCCTGTTATACTATTGGTGGTCGTCGTTGTCGGATATGTCTATAGTCGATTTGTCGCTAAGGGGAATGGGAATTTCGCAGATGCCGAGCCAGTTTCGGATAAGCAGAAGCTATGTTTCTATACGGGGCTTGCCCTGTTCTACATAGGACAAGGGAGTCCGATTAACTACATCGGTCATCATTATTTGTTCAGCGCGCATATGCTGCAGCAAACGATTCTTTATTTAATTGTTCCTATATTTATATGGCTAGGTACGCCTGCTTGGGTGCTCCGTTTTTTCATGCAAAATCGAGTCTTCCGCGGCACATTTTCATTTTTCACACGTCCGCTGATTGCGCTATTTTTGTTCAATATGCTATTCTCCATCTATCACATGCCTTTTATTATGGACGGTTTGATGAAGAATGATGTGTTACTTGTAAGTTATCATACAGTGCTTCTGTTTACAGCGTTCATGATGTGGTTTCCTGTATTTTGTCCACTTCCGGAGTTGAATCGTCTGAATGACCTGAAGAAATTGGCGTATATTTTCGGTAATGGGATGTTGTTGACACCTGCCTGCGCGCTTATTATATTTGCTGATTCGATCATTTATGAAATGTACTCGAACGTTACTGTGCCTTTTGCTCATTTGTCTCCGCTGGATGACCAACAACTCGGCGGTGTTCTTATGAAAATCATTCAAGAAGTCGTATATGGTGCAACACTTGCCTATATTTTCTTCAGATGGTACCGTAGAGAGCGTAAGGAAGATGACGATATAGAACTTATTGAGACACAAGAGAACTTGAATAATCAAGGCGGGAACTGGAATCGCGCTTAG
- a CDS encoding cytochrome C oxidase subunit IV family protein — translation MSSNSHDTHAPSKRVKHESPLNHYLSYIISILLTMLAFAVVLYGDLDRSFILIFIVTLAIVQAVVQLLFWMHAKERGHLFPLIFIGGGAIVALTGVIMAVYWVWW, via the coding sequence ATGAGCAGCAATTCTCATGATACACACGCACCTAGCAAACGAGTTAAGCATGAATCACCACTGAATCACTACTTGTCTTACATTATCTCGATTCTTCTTACGATGTTGGCATTCGCTGTCGTTCTTTACGGAGACTTGGATCGTTCCTTTATTTTAATCTTCATCGTTACTTTGGCTATTGTGCAGGCTGTTGTCCAGCTTCTGTTCTGGATGCATGCCAAAGAAAGAGGACACTTATTCCCGCTCATTTTTATCGGGGGTGGAGCAATTGTTGCTCTCACCGGTGTTATTATGGCAGTATATTGGGTATGGTGGTAA
- a CDS encoding DUF420 domain-containing protein: MEMHILPTISTMFIVISAIFVGFGWYHIVKGNRETHQKLMVLGAIFALAFFIIYMSRTLFEGNTAFGGPESLKLPYHLFLFFHITLATVGGVLGLITLWFAYKNKFLKHKKIGRVAAIVWLLTAPTGVLVYVLLYLMYPGGTTKPVIDAIFGL; this comes from the coding sequence ATGGAGATGCACATTTTACCAACTATTTCTACGATGTTTATCGTTATCAGTGCTATATTTGTTGGTTTCGGCTGGTATCATATTGTAAAAGGGAATCGGGAAACGCATCAAAAGCTGATGGTTCTTGGAGCAATCTTCGCACTGGCGTTTTTCATCATTTACATGTCCCGTACCTTGTTTGAAGGAAATACGGCATTTGGCGGGCCTGAGAGTCTGAAGCTGCCGTATCACTTATTCTTGTTCTTCCATATTACGCTGGCAACGGTGGGTGGAGTGCTAGGTCTAATCACATTATGGTTTGCTTACAAAAACAAATTTCTAAAACATAAAAAAATCGGACGAGTCGCCGCGATTGTATGGCTGCTTACAGCGCCTACTGGCGTCTTGGTGTATGTTTTGCTGTATTTGATGTATCCCGGTGGGACGACGAAGCCAGTGATTGATGCGATTTTTGGCTTGTAA
- a CDS encoding cytochrome (ubi)quinol oxidase subunit III, giving the protein MSTHHTGALPANPETATLEGKNKVLGFWLFLGAEVVLFGCLFATYIALRNSVPDGPTADELFKLKTVGWSTFILLTSSLTSVFAIIAMHKQKLGQLLFWLLITVLFGLSFLGMEIYEFFEYVHEGHKFTTSAFSTSFYTLVGFHGAHVAFGVCWITLLILQGLKKGLTVVTAPKFYVAALYWHFIDLVWVFIFTVVYLMGKVGH; this is encoded by the coding sequence ATGAGTACTCATCATACGGGCGCACTGCCTGCTAATCCGGAAACGGCTACCCTCGAAGGGAAAAATAAAGTTCTCGGATTTTGGTTATTCCTCGGTGCTGAAGTTGTGTTGTTCGGTTGTCTATTCGCAACCTACATCGCACTTCGGAACTCTGTTCCAGACGGTCCTACAGCGGATGAACTTTTCAAACTCAAAACAGTGGGTTGGTCAACATTCATTCTCTTAACAAGTAGCTTAACGAGTGTGTTCGCGATCATTGCGATGCACAAGCAAAAGCTAGGACAATTGTTGTTCTGGTTATTAATTACTGTATTGTTTGGTCTTTCTTTCTTGGGTATGGAGATTTACGAGTTTTTCGAATATGTACACGAAGGTCACAAGTTCACAACAAGTGCTTTCTCAACTTCGTTCTATACGTTAGTTGGGTTCCATGGAGCTCACGTAGCGTTCGGTGTTTGCTGGATTACACTGTTGATTTTGCAAGGACTCAAAAAAGGTCTTACGGTTGTTACAGCACCTAAGTTTTATGTAGCAGCTTTGTATTGGCACTTTATTGACTTAGTCTGGGTATTTATCTTCACAGTCGTTTATCTGATGGGGAAGGTGGGTCATTAA
- a CDS encoding ABC transporter ATP-binding protein, with amino-acid sequence MTYPLIVDHVTKQYGEKTAVNDIQLRVKQGEIYGLLGANGAGKTTTMRMVLGLIYPDHGSIKWKGQGYREELRQLMGYLPEERGLYPKVKVSDQIIYLGELRGLSRKQADANLKLWLERFDVPEYYNKKVEELSKGNQQKIQFIAAVIHNPEILILDEAFTGLDPVNVELLKTTVKSLRDEGKTILFSSHRMDHVEELCEHICILHRSNTLVQGSLKDIKATFPKERIILETENPIEGLEKLQGVTAVEKHLTGYELRINEASAAQDILRHAMKQSNVYRFQLMEPTLNEIFIQKVGRTHE; translated from the coding sequence GTGACATATCCTTTGATCGTTGATCATGTTACGAAGCAATACGGGGAGAAAACGGCAGTGAATGACATCCAGCTCCGAGTAAAGCAGGGAGAAATATATGGGTTGCTTGGGGCTAATGGAGCTGGGAAGACAACGACGATGCGGATGGTATTAGGTCTTATCTACCCGGACCATGGAAGCATAAAGTGGAAGGGTCAAGGTTATCGAGAAGAGCTGAGGCAGCTGATGGGCTATTTGCCAGAAGAGCGAGGTTTGTATCCGAAGGTCAAAGTTAGCGATCAGATCATCTATTTAGGAGAGCTGCGTGGTCTTTCCCGTAAACAAGCGGATGCAAATTTGAAGCTTTGGTTGGAGCGATTTGACGTCCCCGAATACTACAACAAGAAGGTGGAGGAGCTTTCCAAGGGAAACCAGCAGAAGATCCAATTCATCGCTGCGGTCATACATAACCCGGAAATACTCATTCTGGATGAAGCCTTTACCGGGCTCGACCCTGTGAATGTGGAGCTGCTGAAAACAACAGTGAAAAGCTTACGCGACGAGGGAAAGACAATACTTTTTTCCAGTCATCGTATGGATCATGTGGAGGAGCTGTGCGAGCATATTTGCATTCTGCATCGTTCCAATACGCTTGTGCAAGGCAGCTTGAAGGATATTAAAGCAACGTTCCCCAAAGAGAGAATCATACTAGAGACCGAGAATCCGATTGAAGGTTTGGAGAAACTTCAAGGCGTTACTGCGGTTGAAAAGCATCTGACTGGGTATGAACTCCGTATTAACGAAGCATCGGCGGCGCAGGATATTCTCAGACATGCCATGAAGCAGTCCAATGTATATCGGTTTCAGTTGATGGAACCAACGTTAAATGAAATCTTTATCCAGAAGGTGGGGAGAACACATGAATAG
- the ctaD gene encoding cytochrome c oxidase subunit I encodes MDWLTTVDHKKIGILYLIAGGFFFLVGGLEAILIRIQLAYPDQHIFIGDAFNQLTTMHGTTMIFFAAMPVIFAFMNAIVPLQIGARDVAFPFVNALGLWLFIAGGVLMNTSWFLGGAPDAGWTGYAPLSSITDSSWGQTLQNNLQGTDFYVLGLQIAGIGTLIGGINFLVTIINMRAPGLTYMRMPMFTWSAFITSGLIVLAFPAITVALVELMFDRIFGGAFFDAARGGNNVLWEHLFWIFGHPEVYILILPAFGIISEIVSTFSKKRLFGYSSMVFATVLIGFLGFMVWVHHMFTAGLGPVANSIFAIATMAIAVPTGVKIFNWLFTLWGGQIRFTTANIFATAFIPTFVMGGTTGVMLAIPAADFQYHDTYFVVAHFHYVIVGGLVLGLFAGLYYWWPKMFGRMLNEGMGKLHFWLFFIGFHLTFFPQHFLGLMGMPRRVFTYQPGHELEVGNLVSTVGAFLMGIGTLVFLINIIATQRKPITAPADPWDGRTLEWAIPSPAPEYNFKQTPLVRGLDALWKEKMAGNKEMTPAEPVGSIHMPSASILPLVMSAGLFIAGFGFMYRNYYVAAAGIIVTFIAMFLRSVYDDHGWHIEPEELEDDKGVKA; translated from the coding sequence ATGGATTGGCTTACAACAGTCGATCACAAGAAAATCGGTATCCTGTACTTAATAGCGGGCGGTTTCTTCTTCCTCGTAGGAGGACTTGAAGCCATCTTGATTCGGATTCAACTCGCTTATCCCGATCAACACATTTTTATCGGCGATGCATTTAACCAATTAACAACGATGCACGGAACAACGATGATTTTCTTTGCGGCTATGCCGGTTATCTTCGCATTCATGAATGCCATCGTTCCTCTACAAATTGGTGCAAGGGACGTTGCGTTCCCTTTCGTTAATGCACTTGGTCTGTGGTTGTTCATCGCAGGTGGCGTACTGATGAACACAAGTTGGTTCTTAGGCGGCGCACCTGATGCTGGTTGGACAGGGTATGCTCCATTATCCTCCATAACGGATAGCAGTTGGGGACAAACCCTTCAAAACAACCTGCAAGGTACTGATTTCTATGTACTAGGGCTACAAATTGCTGGTATCGGTACTCTAATCGGGGGTATTAACTTCCTTGTTACGATTATCAACATGCGTGCACCGGGTCTTACGTATATGCGTATGCCGATGTTCACATGGTCTGCTTTCATTACTTCTGGTTTGATCGTTCTTGCATTCCCTGCGATTACGGTTGCCCTTGTTGAACTTATGTTTGACCGTATCTTTGGCGGTGCTTTCTTCGATGCAGCCAGAGGCGGTAACAATGTACTATGGGAGCATTTATTCTGGATTTTCGGGCATCCCGAAGTTTATATTTTGATTCTTCCAGCTTTCGGTATCATTTCTGAGATCGTTTCGACTTTCTCGAAGAAACGTCTTTTCGGTTACAGCTCCATGGTATTTGCAACAGTATTAATTGGTTTCCTAGGCTTCATGGTTTGGGTTCACCATATGTTTACAGCAGGTTTAGGCCCAGTTGCCAACTCCATCTTCGCGATTGCTACTATGGCGATTGCCGTTCCAACTGGCGTTAAGATCTTTAACTGGTTATTCACACTTTGGGGTGGACAAATTCGCTTCACAACAGCGAATATTTTCGCTACAGCCTTTATCCCAACGTTCGTAATGGGTGGAACAACAGGGGTTATGCTTGCGATTCCAGCTGCTGACTTCCAATATCATGATACGTATTTCGTTGTCGCACACTTTCACTATGTTATCGTTGGTGGTCTAGTGCTTGGTTTGTTCGCGGGCCTTTACTACTGGTGGCCAAAAATGTTTGGACGTATGTTGAACGAAGGAATGGGTAAACTGCATTTCTGGTTGTTCTTCATTGGCTTCCATCTGACATTCTTCCCTCAGCATTTCTTGGGACTAATGGGAATGCCGCGTCGTGTCTTTACGTACCAACCCGGACATGAACTCGAAGTAGGTAACTTGGTTTCAACTGTAGGCGCGTTCTTGATGGGCATCGGTACATTGGTATTCCTGATCAACATTATTGCAACACAAAGAAAACCAATTACGGCTCCAGCAGATCCATGGGATGGACGTACATTGGAGTGGGCGATTCCTTCTCCTGCACCTGAATATAACTTTAAACAAACGCCGCTTGTTCGCGGATTAGATGCACTTTGGAAAGAAAAAATGGCTGGTAATAAAGAGATGACTCCGGCAGAACCTGTAGGTTCGATTCATATGCCTTCCGCATCTATCTTACCGCTTGTTATGTCCGCTGGTTTGTTCATTGCAGGTTTTGGTTTTATGTACCGAAACTACTATGTAGCTGCCGCGGGTATCATAGTTACATTTATTGCGATGTTCTTACGTTCGGTATACGACGATCATGGTTGGCATATTGAACCGGAAGAGCTTGAAGACGACAAGGGGGTAAAGGCATGA